CCACGCGGGTGGTGCGCCCATCCGGCTCTCCCACGCGCACCCGGGTCACCACCTTGTCCTGACCGGTCAGCACACGCTTTTCGACCGCAGCCACGGTATCAAACAGGTCCACGACCAGGCGCGGCGGGTTCTGGAGCAGGAAATGGTTGTACTTGGCCTTAGCGGTCAGCCCCAACTCGGCCATCGTCGTCTGCTCAACTTGTGACAACGTCACCGACTGAAGCATCAGCGACCTGGCACCCGTAGCCTTGGCCGTCCGTGCCGCACCAGCTTTGCTGAAAACAACCGGCTGCGTGGGAGCGGACGCCGCTGCGCCAGCATCTGAATGACCAGTTGCCGGTGTGACCGATGGCGTACCCGCCGCTGTCGCCCCCCCTGCCGCTGCCGGGCTTAGCGGCTCAAACTCGATGACCAGGGTTTTGGCATCGTTTCGCAGATAGGAACGCACGTGGCAATCTTCGCGCAGGGTAATATCCAGCCGGGCCGTGGCCTCGCCGACCAGTCCCGCCTTGACGGCCACGGACGCCACCAGCCCCTGCTCAGCGCGATATTCAGGCTGCAACGCCGATGTGTCGGCACCATACAGGTCAATGGAAACCAAGCGCGGCTCTGGCTTCGATACGTTGTAATCCAGACGGGCGGTGCTCTGTAGCTGCACGCACGTCACACGCGACGCATCAGAACGCACATCAAGTGTCGAGACGACAACGGTTTCCGACGCCACTTCCGCAGCCCGGAGAGGTACGGCACCACACCATCCAAATCCACAGAGCAGGAACAGTGCCGCACCAGCGTAGGAGCGTTTCGGCAGGGATTTCATAACTCTCCTCCGATAAAAGAATCCATTTCCTTAGAATCTCGACCTGACCAAATAACCTACGTACTCTGAACGTGCAGGGAAGAAAGTCATCCAGGACCTGCCGAGCCTTTCATAGGCTGGCCGCTTTCCAACCCGCCTTCCCACGGGCCAGCCCACCGGACCGGCCCCACCACCTTCACCAGTTTCCGTACCGGGCACCAGTTTCCGTACCGGGTGACGGCAACGGGTGCTACTGACCGGCCGTGCGGCCCCCTCCCGGAGTTTTTGGAGCATAATCAAGAAAACGCTGCTTGGTGACGAGCTGCCCATTGCTCCGCACGATAATCTCCGAACACGTCACCCGCCCCACAACCTGGGCATCACCAACACCAAACGAACGGGGTGCACGCTGGATACTGATGACCGAGCCATTCCAGAACTTTGAGCCTTCACGCACGAACATGGTCGTGCCCAGCTTCTGGTCCTTGAGCAGGGCACCAAGGCCACGCTCCGTCGAGTAAATCCCGATGACGGTCAACTCCTCCACCAGGTACTTTTCCGATTCCGCCGGGGGAGGCTGCCCCTGCTCCAGACGACGGTCACGAATTTCACGCCATTTGGCTTCCCGCGTAGGGAAGTCAGGATAGGGAAGGTCTGTGACCGGCGGGCGAAACGGCTCCCGAACCTTGGCGCTGTCCTTGAAGGGATCGCCTGAACGACGGAACGGGTCACGCCCGGTTCCGGTGTAGTTTGGAGAGATAGCATCGGCAGGCGGACCCGAAGCCGTCCCACCCTGACTTCCCGGACCCTGATTTTCTGTGGATGACGACAACCCGGCCGTCGCCTTCCGGGCCACCGACGAGGGCGACTGGGCAAATGTCGTCCCCATCAGTCCCGGAAGCGCCAGGCAAGCCAGGCCGATGACAAACGTGGTTCGGCGTGTACGATAAACAGTGTGAATACCCATGGGGTTTTTCCTCGATGTTCGACTGACCTGCCCCCCCAATCCGCAAAAACCTTATGACTTCATCCGGTCTGGCACATCTGCCCAGACCGAATGCCGTTTCTACTTCGGCTCATCCTCAGTCCCCAGAATGTCCTTCTCCGAAGCAAAAAACGTCGTGAGCTGGTAGCTGGCCTCGATGGTCAGCTTCGGTGTCTGGGCGCTGGCCTGCCGGATTTCCACATCCGACACCCGGACGATGCGCTGGAGCGCTGCAATGTCGGCAAAAAGCTGGCCAATCTGGTCGTACGTTGTACCGGCTTTGATACTGACCGGCTTCTCATAATAGAAGCCTCGCTTCTGAACGTTACCGGGACGGAATTCACGGACGACCGCCGAACGCGCCTGCGCGATTCGCTGTAGCTGTGCCAGGGTTTCAGACAGGCGCACCTCTTCGGGGATGTTGGCCCGATACGCCTGCAGGTCACGCATGTATTCTTCGATCTTTTTCTTGTAGTCGTTGAGCTGCACGCGGACATTTTCCAGCTCGCGGACTTCAGCATCCAGTTTTTGTGCTTCCTTCTCATCCTTCTCGGCCTGGGCTCGCACGTCACTAAACAGGGTGAGGTCAATGAGGAAGCACACCACGAGAACCCCCAAAATGATGATGAGGATTTGCGCCCACAAAGGAATGCGATCAAGCATGGCGTGAACTCCTCGCTATTTTCCAGTTTGTGCCGCCTGGGCAGAACCCGGCGGTGCTGCCGGCTGAGGCGGGT
This window of the Chloracidobacterium sp. N genome carries:
- a CDS encoding type 4a pilus biogenesis protein PilO; translated protein: MLDRIPLWAQILIIILGVLVVCFLIDLTLFSDVRAQAEKDEKEAQKLDAEVRELENVRVQLNDYKKKIEEYMRDLQAYRANIPEEVRLSETLAQLQRIAQARSAVVREFRPGNVQKRGFYYEKPVSIKAGTTYDQIGQLFADIAALQRIVRVSDVEIRQASAQTPKLTIEASYQLTTFFASEKDILGTEDEPK